From Woronichinia naegeliana WA131, the proteins below share one genomic window:
- a CDS encoding transposase — protein MLEWWTKNFASCELGDERLNNRAFSIGKKLSEGFGKALSEVFKGGNELKRAYEFLGIRKQTLSR, from the coding sequence ATGTTGGAATGGTGGACAAAAAACTTTGCCAGTTGTGAATTGGGAGACGAGAGGCTAAACAATCGTGCCTTCTCGATTGGGAAAAAGTTAAGTGAGGGGTTTGGAAAAGCCTTATCAGAAGTGTTTAAGGGAGGAAACGAGTTAAAGAGGGCCTATGAATTTTTGGGAATCCGAAAACAGACTTTGTCAAGATAA
- a CDS encoding IS1 family transposase — translation MSTLNKSSIDLLSDIGLPQEKEEALFQKNCPHCYSENVKIHSHYQTKGNGERKMFICQECSSCFAETYGSVIAGLETPLSEIVKVLKARMEGIGLNAAARVFGYAKTTILNWEKKLSGLQETLFLYALVNEFVKLVIEGDELYTKVGKNKEASASEGWTIVLMDRASRFIWHLKCGRKEQKLFLEAMMTVTELFERSAESLQLFTDGEKRYSQLLFNICHEVLRTGKRGRPTKVLPKGLVVRLKNKSSKRRDSEGKLKKVETPKPEHPETTEKPEEKDIHANHVEAFNSAIRRYLAAFRRRTNTYAKSVVGLQRVLDIFWMVHNFVRSHFTTREVPAVALGIIEKGLTWEDLLQIRLIS, via the coding sequence ATGTCAACATTGAATAAAAGCTCAATTGACCTCCTAAGTGATATTGGCTTACCCCAAGAGAAAGAGGAAGCCTTATTTCAGAAAAACTGCCCTCATTGCTATAGTGAAAACGTAAAAATACATTCTCATTATCAAACGAAAGGTAACGGGGAACGTAAAATGTTCATTTGTCAAGAATGTAGTTCTTGTTTTGCTGAGACTTATGGTAGCGTAATCGCTGGCTTAGAAACCCCATTAAGTGAAATTGTAAAAGTATTAAAAGCCAGAATGGAAGGAATAGGATTAAATGCAGCAGCCCGAGTATTCGGCTACGCGAAAACAACAATATTGAATTGGGAAAAGAAATTATCAGGATTACAAGAGACATTATTTTTATACGCCTTAGTGAATGAATTTGTTAAATTAGTAATAGAAGGGGATGAACTATACACAAAAGTTGGAAAAAATAAAGAAGCAAGTGCCTCTGAGGGGTGGACAATCGTGCTCATGGACAGGGCTAGCCGCTTTATTTGGCATTTAAAATGTGGTCGAAAAGAGCAGAAATTATTTCTAGAAGCAATGATGACGGTAACGGAATTATTTGAAAGGAGTGCAGAATCTCTCCAGTTATTTACAGATGGAGAAAAGCGATATAGTCAACTGCTATTTAATATTTGTCACGAAGTATTAAGGACTGGAAAGCGAGGTCGTCCCACCAAAGTATTACCGAAGGGTCTTGTGGTAAGACTAAAAAATAAGAGTAGTAAACGTCGAGATTCTGAGGGTAAACTAAAGAAAGTAGAAACTCCGAAACCAGAACATCCAGAGACAACAGAAAAACCAGAAGAAAAGGACATCCATGCCAACCACGTTGAGGCATTTAATAGTGCTATCCGACGCTATTTAGCCGCCTTTCGTCGTCGTACAAATACTTATGCTAAATCTGTTGTGGGATTACAGCGAGTCCTAGATATTTTCTGGATGGTTCATAACTTTGTTCGCAGCCATTTTACTACTAGAGAAGTTCCTGCTGTAGCTCTCGGTATAATTGAAAAAGGGTTAACTTGGGAGGACTTACTCCAAATTCGCCTGATTTCTTGA
- a CDS encoding response regulator transcription factor, whose amino-acid sequence MRILLVEDDQRIAIALVETLQDRQYQVDLAQDGEAAWELLQSFSYELVLLDVMLPKLNGIQLCQRLRKAGMQTPVLMLTARDSSNDKVLGLDAGADDYVVKPFDLAELTARIRALLRRGNVVLPSVLEWGELHLNPSNYEVTYGDKLLHLTPKEYQLLELFLRKHQLVLSRSLILDHLWSFEEPPGEEVVKVHLRALRKKLTIAGAAPDFIETVYGLGYRLKPL is encoded by the coding sequence ATGAGAATTCTGCTAGTTGAAGATGACCAACGAATCGCGATCGCCCTTGTAGAAACCCTACAGGATCGACAATATCAAGTGGATCTAGCCCAGGATGGTGAAGCCGCTTGGGAACTACTACAGTCCTTTAGCTATGAGCTAGTCTTACTAGATGTTATGCTGCCCAAACTCAACGGCATTCAACTTTGTCAACGGTTACGAAAAGCCGGAATGCAAACTCCTGTTTTAATGTTAACCGCGAGAGATAGCAGTAATGACAAGGTATTAGGTCTCGATGCTGGGGCTGACGATTATGTGGTTAAACCCTTCGACTTAGCAGAATTGACGGCACGAATTCGGGCTTTATTACGGCGGGGAAACGTTGTTTTACCGAGCGTGTTAGAATGGGGTGAACTTCATCTCAATCCCAGTAATTATGAAGTAACCTATGGGGATAAACTATTACATTTGACCCCCAAAGAATATCAATTATTGGAATTATTTCTCCGTAAACATCAGCTGGTTTTAAGTCGTAGCTTAATCCTGGATCATCTCTGGTCTTTTGAAGAACCACCAGGAGAAGAAGTCGTCAAAGTTCATCTACGGGCTTTACGGAAAAAACTAACCATAGCTGGTGCTGCTCCTGATTTTATTGAAACCGTTTATGGCTTGGGTTATCGCCTCAAACCGCTCTAA
- a CDS encoding ISKra4 family transposase — protein sequence MEISQKQARKLKVSPKIVLSPGLEKCCLRASAKTSYQQAEEDIEELMGIKVGHSSLHRLVERTELPLAQAQSESAGVSIDGGKICLRGEEKEGGQWRDYKLVSLHGNVCEAFFQDPEGLKNWSNVQPLSPIVTFLGDGHPAIWNAVESFATQSWLIRREVLDWYHLKENLFKVGGSLKRLEAVEHLLWRGFVNKAIDAFDGVKSKRAKNFQAYLTKHYQRIPDYQYYQQLGIVIGSGDVESKIKQVGASSQSRYN from the coding sequence GTGGAAATAAGCCAAAAACAAGCCAGAAAACTAAAGGTGTCGCCAAAAATCGTCTTAAGTCCAGGTTTAGAGAAATGCTGTCTAAGAGCCAGTGCGAAAACATCCTACCAACAAGCAGAAGAAGATATAGAGGAGTTGATGGGGATAAAAGTAGGACATAGCAGTTTACATCGCTTGGTAGAACGGACAGAACTGCCCTTAGCTCAAGCTCAGTCAGAGAGTGCGGGGGTCAGTATAGATGGGGGAAAGATTTGTCTGCGGGGCGAGGAGAAGGAAGGGGGACAGTGGCGAGATTATAAACTGGTGAGTCTTCATGGCAATGTCTGTGAAGCCTTTTTCCAAGACCCAGAGGGCTTAAAGAATTGGAGCAATGTTCAACCTTTGTCCCCAATAGTGACCTTTTTGGGAGATGGTCATCCCGCAATCTGGAATGCGGTAGAGAGTTTCGCCACTCAATCGTGGCTGATACGACGAGAGGTGTTGGATTGGTATCATCTCAAGGAGAATCTGTTCAAAGTGGGTGGCTCTCTCAAACGGCTAGAAGCAGTGGAGCATTTACTGTGGCGGGGTTTTGTGAACAAGGCAATAGATGCGTTTGATGGAGTCAAAAGCAAGAGGGCAAAGAATTTTCAAGCCTATTTGACGAAGCATTATCAGCGTATCCCTGATTACCAATACTATCAACAGCTTGGTATTGTGATTGGTTCTGGTGATGTGGAGTCTAAGATTAAACAGGTGGGAGCTAGTAGTCAGTCAAGGTATAACTGA
- a CDS encoding helix-turn-helix domain containing protein: MPRLAPKELKLEAKEREHLEKLINRHTTEQQIALRAKIVLLADEGENNREIARKLKISRKMASQWRERWIAGQKSEIEITETHIPQTLQIAYKYK; the protein is encoded by the coding sequence ATGCCCCGATTAGCCCCCAAAGAGTTAAAGTTGGAAGCAAAAGAACGAGAACATCTAGAAAAACTGATAAATCGTCATACAACAGAGCAGCAAATTGCCTTAAGGGCAAAAATAGTGCTTCTGGCAGATGAGGGAGAAAATAATCGAGAAATTGCTAGAAAATTAAAAATCAGCCGAAAAATGGCAAGTCAATGGAGAGAAAGATGGATAGCAGGACAGAAAAGTGAAATAGAAATAACAGAAACCCACATTCCGCAAACGCTACAGATAGCGTATAAGTACAAATAG
- a CDS encoding IS630 family transposase encodes MIKLEFTEEDKRLLSYGRFNHPHPRVQLKMEVLWLKSQGLSHQKIAQFAGVSVNTVTSYIRDYQEGGIEKLKEIKFNRPKSELTEHQGKIEAYFESNPPAKINEAVKRIEELTGIKRSPTQVRKFLKSIGMRCLKVGTIPSKADVEAQNSYREKELEPRLEEAKAGKRAVFFVDASHFVMGAFVNFIWCFKRIFIKSPSGRKRFNVLGALNAITHEVIMVTNSSYITGTQVCELLEKIAELGLLIPITLVLDNARYQKCRIVQELAESLGIELLYLPPYSPNLNLIERLWKFVKKKCLYAKYYEDFTQFSAAISGCLEDANVKYKEELDSLLTLRFQRFDKSQIMNV; translated from the coding sequence ATGATTAAGTTAGAATTTACAGAAGAAGACAAAAGACTGTTGTCTTACGGTCGGTTTAATCACCCGCATCCTAGAGTGCAGCTAAAGATGGAAGTTTTATGGCTAAAAAGTCAGGGATTGTCTCATCAAAAAATTGCTCAATTCGCAGGAGTTTCAGTAAATACGGTGACAAGCTATATCCGTGATTATCAAGAGGGCGGGATAGAAAAACTAAAAGAAATAAAATTTAATCGCCCGAAAAGCGAGTTAACAGAGCATCAAGGGAAAATTGAGGCATATTTTGAGTCAAATCCACCAGCAAAAATAAATGAAGCAGTAAAAAGAATAGAAGAATTAACAGGAATAAAAAGAAGTCCGACGCAAGTCAGAAAATTTTTAAAGTCAATAGGAATGAGGTGTCTAAAGGTGGGAACAATTCCATCAAAAGCAGATGTAGAAGCTCAGAATAGCTATAGAGAAAAAGAGCTAGAACCAAGGCTAGAAGAGGCAAAAGCAGGAAAAAGGGCAGTTTTCTTTGTAGATGCCTCTCATTTTGTAATGGGAGCATTTGTAAATTTTATATGGTGCTTCAAGAGGATTTTTATTAAGTCACCATCAGGGAGAAAACGTTTTAATGTGTTAGGAGCATTAAATGCAATTACCCATGAAGTAATTATGGTAACGAACAGTTCTTATATTACGGGAACTCAGGTTTGTGAACTCCTAGAAAAGATAGCAGAATTAGGACTATTAATACCGATTACGTTGGTATTAGACAATGCTCGTTATCAAAAATGCCGAATTGTACAGGAGTTGGCAGAATCATTAGGAATAGAGTTACTGTACTTACCTCCTTATTCTCCTAACTTGAATTTAATTGAAAGACTGTGGAAGTTTGTGAAGAAGAAGTGTTTATACGCAAAATATTATGAAGATTTTACGCAGTTTTCTGCAGCAATTTCAGGATGTCTTGAGGATGCTAACGTAAAATATAAGGAGGAGCTTGATTCTCTGCTCACCTTACGATTTCAACGCTTTGATAAATCTCAGATTATGAACGTTTGA
- a CDS encoding NB-ARC domain-containing protein, which translates to MLSEETAEAGTLVISAIYGLGGIGKSTLAAALAQDKAVQAYFPDGIFWATLGQQPDILSFLHSWIQALGDYDFKPTGIDAASLQLRTLLADKKALLVVDDLWNAEDVEPFRVAGAGCKLLITTREAPVKGAIRYDLDIMTETQSLALLRGYLKHELTLEDQKQAKNLAKIVGYLPLALELTAAQIEDDIHWAELLEDLRAEIANLEILDRLEAGDTTNEEKRKHYSLIASFNLSLKRLSPQRLQQFIWLGVLPDDVTITEKMATTLWDCRLTEAKKTLRYLHGKALLLTGVSSEQITNYRVHDLLHDLARNLLQASPHSERISPLNPPMLGDFEPSCPYQLSGLGLSIAEAHQQLLNRYQKQTKNGLWHSLEDDGYIYNQLIWHLEKAEKITEIHHLLREETAEGGNGWYSKCEKEGKTATFIKDVSTAWQLAEADFANNPSQAIALQVRYALITTSLNSLAGNIPPELIAALVNNKIWTPAQGLAYVRQNQDDQMQAKGLTAISPYLPPTLLLEALDTARAIGNQGYRAEALTELAPYLPEGLLPEALEVARAIGDEFSRARALRGLAPYLGLAEKS; encoded by the coding sequence TTGTTGTCTGAAGAAACAGCCGAAGCAGGAACCTTAGTGATTAGTGCGATTTATGGGTTAGGAGGAATTGGTAAATCAACTTTAGCGGCGGCGTTGGCACAGGATAAAGCGGTTCAAGCTTATTTTCCTGATGGGATTTTCTGGGCTACTTTAGGGCAACAACCCGATATTTTATCCTTTCTTCATAGTTGGATACAGGCTTTAGGAGATTATGATTTTAAGCCGACGGGGATTGATGCGGCATCGTTACAATTAAGGACTTTATTAGCAGATAAAAAAGCGTTATTAGTAGTAGATGATCTGTGGAATGCGGAGGATGTGGAACCGTTTCGGGTGGCGGGGGCTGGCTGTAAATTGTTGATAACGACCAGGGAAGCTCCCGTAAAAGGGGCAATTCGTTATGATTTGGACATCATGACGGAAACACAGTCTTTAGCGTTATTAAGGGGTTATTTAAAGCATGAATTAACTTTAGAAGACCAGAAACAAGCCAAAAACTTGGCTAAAATTGTTGGTTATTTACCGTTAGCGTTGGAGTTGACGGCGGCACAAATTGAAGACGACATTCATTGGGCTGAATTATTAGAAGATTTACGAGCAGAAATCGCTAATTTAGAAATTTTAGATCGCTTAGAAGCTGGAGATACTACAAATGAAGAAAAACGCAAACATTATAGTTTAATTGCTTCTTTTAATCTCAGTTTAAAACGGTTATCGCCCCAAAGGTTGCAACAATTTATTTGGTTGGGAGTTTTACCTGATGATGTGACGATTACGGAAAAAATGGCAACGACTTTATGGGATTGTCGGCTCACGGAAGCGAAGAAAACTCTCAGATATTTACACGGTAAGGCTTTATTATTAACGGGGGTTTCTAGTGAACAAATTACGAATTATCGTGTCCATGACCTTTTACATGATTTAGCACGGAATCTTTTACAAGCGTCTCCTCATTCTGAGAGAATAAGCCCCCTAAATCCCCCAATGCTGGGGGACTTTGAGCCAAGTTGCCCTTATCAATTATCGGGTTTGGGTTTATCGATTGCTGAAGCACATCAGCAACTTTTAAATCGGTATCAAAAACAGACTAAAAATGGTTTATGGCACAGTTTAGAGGATGATGGGTACATTTATAATCAATTGATTTGGCATTTGGAAAAGGCGGAAAAGATTACAGAGATTCATCACTTACTGAGGGAAGAAACGGCAGAAGGAGGCAATGGTTGGTATAGCAAATGTGAGAAAGAAGGGAAAACGGCGACTTTTATTAAGGATGTTTCTACGGCTTGGCAACTGGCGGAAGCTGATTTTGCGAACAATCCCAGTCAGGCGATCGCTTTACAGGTGCGTTATGCTTTGATAACCACTTCTCTCAATAGTTTGGCGGGGAATATTCCACCAGAATTGATTGCTGCGCTGGTTAATAATAAAATCTGGACACCTGCCCAGGGATTGGCTTATGTAAGGCAAAATCAAGATGATCAAATGCAAGCCAAAGGATTAACAGCAATTAGTCCCTATCTTCCTCCTACTTTGTTACTCGAAGCCTTAGACACTGCCAGAGCCATTGGGAATCAAGGATACCGTGCAGAGGCATTGACAGAGTTAGCTCCCTATTTACCGGAAGGTTTGTTACCCGAAGCCTTAGAAGTAGCCAGAGCGATTGGGGATGAATTCTCCCGTGCAAGGGCATTGAGAGGGTTAGCTCCCTATTTAGGGCTTGCTGAAAAAAGCTGA
- a CDS encoding IS4 family transposase produces the protein MTTAAVEEYKIMLSVGDTTFLDYRNIKEKREGYGPTGKGGNGLILHSALAIEPEKGQVLGLLWQKLWNREVKEKPPTDETAKQKKERQKEQRKAARQRPFEEKESYKWVEALNTCEKQVESSTRVIHVFDREGDVSEVFDSVRQLKHTGVLVRASHNRSLDKNSERLWQHLESEPIRFHQEIEIPSTGKRKARKVKLAVRFCSVNLRTPYRFDNRDPLNVYAVYATEIDCPEGETPLSWMLLTTEVVETIEMAVTILRWYTYRWRVEEFHKVLKSGCQSERYRLASDGMKTLLGFLSVIAVELLHVTYLHRTQPDALAIEILNPLQLQVLKAAASQKLPPILTVAWAVESVAFLGGYLEHRRKTPLGIQVLWRGWLKLHDLCQGWQLAIRT, from the coding sequence ATGACAACTGCCGCCGTAGAAGAATATAAGATAATGCTATCAGTCGGAGATACGACCTTCTTAGATTATCGCAATATCAAGGAAAAAAGGGAAGGGTATGGGCCGACTGGAAAAGGAGGGAATGGATTAATACTGCATAGTGCTTTAGCAATTGAGCCAGAAAAAGGACAAGTATTAGGTTTATTATGGCAAAAACTGTGGAATAGGGAGGTAAAAGAAAAGCCCCCAACAGATGAAACGGCGAAGCAGAAAAAAGAAAGACAGAAAGAACAAAGAAAAGCAGCTCGTCAAAGACCATTTGAGGAAAAAGAATCCTACAAATGGGTAGAGGCTCTAAACACCTGTGAGAAACAGGTAGAAAGTTCAACGAGGGTAATTCATGTATTTGACAGAGAAGGAGATGTTTCAGAAGTCTTTGACTCAGTGCGTCAACTCAAGCATACAGGAGTGCTGGTCAGAGCGTCTCATAATCGTAGTTTAGACAAAAATAGTGAACGACTTTGGCAACATTTGGAATCAGAACCGATTCGTTTTCATCAAGAAATCGAGATTCCGAGTACAGGAAAAAGAAAAGCACGGAAGGTTAAGCTTGCCGTCCGATTTTGCTCAGTTAATCTACGAACTCCCTATCGTTTTGATAATCGTGACCCGTTGAATGTCTATGCTGTTTATGCGACAGAAATCGATTGTCCCGAAGGCGAAACTCCTTTATCTTGGATGCTTCTGACTACAGAAGTTGTTGAGACTATTGAGATGGCTGTCACTATTCTTCGTTGGTACACCTACCGATGGCGGGTTGAAGAATTTCATAAAGTCCTTAAGTCTGGTTGTCAGAGTGAGCGTTATCGACTTGCCTCTGATGGAATGAAAACTCTTTTGGGTTTTTTAAGTGTCATTGCTGTTGAACTTTTACACGTTACTTATCTTCATCGTACCCAGCCCGATGCTCTCGCGATTGAAATTCTTAATCCTCTTCAACTTCAGGTGTTAAAAGCAGCCGCCTCTCAAAAACTTCCCCCTATTTTGACTGTTGCTTGGGCTGTCGAGTCTGTTGCTTTTCTTGGTGGTTATCTTGAACATCGTCGTAAAACTCCTCTCGGTATCCAAGTCCTTTGGCGCGGTTGGTTGAAGTTGCATGACCTTTGCCAAGGCTGGCAGCTTGCAATCCGCACTTAA
- a CDS encoding DUF4079 domain-containing protein — MALEIPASVKVWSQFGHPLVMWGLLGLALYAMYLGFQARKIRNADKEIRKELIQKDVRGKHFILGSILMAMMTLGTIGGMAVTYINNGKLFVGPHLLVGLSMVGLMTSAAALVPWMQKGNDLARYLHITLNITVVGLFGWQAVTGMDIVQRLISKL; from the coding sequence ATGGCATTGGAAATTCCGGCCTCCGTAAAGGTGTGGTCACAGTTCGGACATCCCCTCGTCATGTGGGGACTTTTGGGGTTAGCTCTCTATGCGATGTACTTGGGTTTTCAGGCTCGCAAAATTCGCAATGCGGATAAAGAAATTCGCAAAGAACTGATTCAAAAAGATGTGCGAGGTAAGCACTTTATTTTGGGATCGATTTTGATGGCTATGATGACCTTGGGAACCATTGGTGGTATGGCCGTTACCTACATTAATAATGGTAAATTGTTTGTGGGTCCCCATCTTTTGGTCGGGTTAAGCATGGTAGGTTTGATGACTTCGGCGGCAGCCCTGGTTCCATGGATGCAAAAGGGCAATGATCTGGCGCGTTATCTCCATATCACGCTGAACATAACAGTAGTGGGTCTGTTCGGATGGCAGGCAGTGACGGGCATGGATATTGTGCAACGCCTTATCAGCAAACTCTAA
- a CDS encoding serine protease, which translates to MMPKFHPNHAVEIVAPKYGSAYRIGGRLVLTCKHLFDDDNRCKVRFRALLNYSDKQDIDAKVIWKAPDNIDIVLVELPETIEACDPVNFGQLPDANSSEKVKFEFLGFPQFLRYSEDEIKYATGLHIEGIIDIANRAPHNRLLLNIKDNIDIQPTDKQLEKLAENQSPWEGTSGAAIVCNGLVIGVQSRHPIRDRPTSLEAESLARIYNNQEWCEILENMTLILSLNPLSQLR; encoded by the coding sequence ATGATGCCAAAATTCCATCCTAATCATGCTGTAGAAATTGTTGCTCCTAAATATGGCAGTGCCTATAGAATTGGGGGACGTTTGGTGTTGACTTGTAAGCATTTATTTGATGATGATAATCGCTGTAAGGTAAGATTTAGAGCGCTATTAAACTATTCTGATAAGCAAGATATAGACGCTAAGGTAATTTGGAAAGCCCCAGATAATATCGATATTGTCTTAGTAGAATTACCTGAAACTATCGAAGCTTGTGATCCTGTCAATTTTGGTCAGTTACCTGATGCTAATAGTTCGGAAAAAGTGAAGTTTGAGTTTTTGGGTTTTCCTCAATTTTTACGATATTCTGAAGATGAGATAAAATACGCGACAGGGTTACATATTGAAGGAATTATTGATATAGCTAATCGTGCGCCGCATAATCGTTTGTTATTAAATATTAAAGATAATATAGACATCCAACCGACAGATAAACAATTAGAAAAATTAGCAGAAAATCAATCACCTTGGGAGGGAACATCAGGGGCGGCTATTGTTTGTAATGGGTTAGTTATTGGGGTACAATCAAGACATCCGATTAGAGATCGTCCGACATCTTTAGAAGCTGAATCTTTGGCGAGGATTTATAATAATCAAGAGTGGTGTGAGATATTAGAAAATATGACATTGATCCTGAGCCTAAACCCGTTATCTCAGCTTCGTTGA
- a CDS encoding helix-turn-helix domain-containing protein — MSAERIKDAERSGAPAKFKREQILKLFKLACDDPKNYERPISHWTGRELAEELVKQGIVESISPRQVGRLWEEADIKPHQSGYWLNPPPDPNFGEKVNDICQAYESAILGEEKGEKTISLDEMTGIQALERKAPDLPMSQGKIQGREFEYIRHGTQTLIASFDVAKGQVICSTVGNTRTEADYLGLAEKS, encoded by the coding sequence ATGTCGGCAGAAAGAATCAAAGATGCTGAACGTAGTGGAGCACCCGCCAAGTTTAAACGCGAACAAATCTTGAAGTTGTTCAAATTAGCCTGTGATGACCCAAAGAATTATGAGCGTCCGATAAGTCACTGGACAGGACGAGAATTAGCCGAGGAATTAGTAAAGCAAGGAATAGTGGAAAGTATATCTCCTCGACAGGTAGGAAGATTATGGGAAGAAGCAGATATTAAACCCCATCAGTCAGGATACTGGCTGAATCCCCCCCCTGACCCAAATTTTGGGGAAAAAGTGAATGATATCTGCCAAGCCTATGAGAGTGCAATTTTAGGAGAGGAAAAGGGAGAAAAGACTATTTCTCTAGATGAAATGACGGGAATTCAAGCATTAGAGCGGAAAGCACCAGACCTTCCGATGTCTCAGGGGAAGATTCAAGGTCGAGAATTTGAATATATTCGTCACGGCACTCAAACGTTAATAGCCAGTTTTGATGTGGCCAAGGGTCAAGTAATCTGCTCTACAGTCGGAAATACTCGCACAGAGGCAGACTATTTAGGGCTTGCTGAAAAAAGCTGA